One Alligator mississippiensis isolate rAllMis1 chromosome 1, rAllMis1, whole genome shotgun sequence genomic window carries:
- the LOC132249243 gene encoding zinc finger protein 665-like, giving the protein MQPPCEAELPSATPQLAARDELPTPEPWRQLFRGLRYREAEGPGKICSRLRELCRRWLEPQHRSKEQMLELVVLEQFLAILSPEMRSWVCGCHVETCAQAVALAEGFQLGQAEDEKLQVTARVKVEEGSSDQMQPPRALTEPGDSWGQQPNAHGEDRCLEEAGERETPGPEDELPHVPEEEPPPNPEPGAGTLSRADQQPPEEGPVNLEPQRPSPGRRGQSGSLTPGPGQLQEGQGRPAKQGQSMELSEVFEDVAVYFTREEWELLEEKDKGLYRDQMLRNYQALLSLGYRGPAPELICRIQGGQVELWVCGDEDRGAISRSEDLLPGHAWLLSRTEEQGPEEGPGKLEPAWASLGSMGEVDSLRPAKDQWHKGQGMPPKQENVAANEVPSLVGHWSEEGKEARKSPGCRDEYVMLRHQKRQKGKVHWRETLHANQGSVGGLRGKQEPTTKRRGRDHSCPECRKSFSCPLRLALHKIKHAGEKPHVSTKCGKSMTSLSVQRMQQPHGCTRCGKSFRQPSSLARHRCIHAREKRHPCSVCEKSFISLSKLARHQLTHTGEKPHKCSECGMSFAQSCNLNVHQRIHTGEKPHRCSVCGKSFTYPSHLARHQLIHEQAKPRQSSECGKHFTHYGNLTQHQGICTGEKPNKCSVCGKSFTWSSYLAQHQLIHEAEKPHQSSECGKHFTQSFSLTKHQRIHTGEQPHQCSECGKSFTWSSALVRHQLIHIGEKPHQCSVCGKSFTQSSSLTVHQRIHTGEKPHQCSVCGKSFTWSSSLVRHQLIHIGEKPHQCSVCGKSFTWSSELVRHQLVHTGEKPHHCSVCGKSFTQSSSLTKHQRMHTGEKPHQCSVCGKSFTQSSSLTKHQRIHTGEKPHQCSVCGKSFTWSALVRHQLIHIGEKPHQCSVFGKNFTSSYSLVQHQLIHTRKKPHQCSECGKSFTSSSSLTVHKRIHTGEKPYQCSECGKSFIHSSYLAKHKRIHTGEKPYQCSVCGKSFARSSYLAQHQRIHKEEKPRHCS; this is encoded by the exons atgcagcccccttgcGAGGCCGAGCTGCCCTCCgcgaccccacagctggcagcgcgggatgagctccccaccccagagccctggcgccaGCTCTTCCGTGGCCTGCGCTACCGGGAAGCCGAGGGCCCAGGGAAGAtttgcagccgcctgcgggagctgtgccggcgctggctggagccccagcaccgcagcaaggagcagatgctggagctggtggtgctggagcagttcctggccatcctgtcTCCGGAGATGCGGAGCTGGGTGTGCGGGTGTCACGTGGAGACATGtgcccaggccgtggccctggccgaggggtttcagctggggcaggcggaggatgagaagctccag GTCACGGCGCGTGTGAAGGTCGAGGAGGGGTCGTCGGACCAGATGCAGCCCCCGCGGGCCCTGACGGAGCCTGGTGattcctgggggcagcagccaaaTGCCCATGGTGAGGACAGGTgtctggaggaggcaggagagcggGAAACCCCAGGGCCCGAGGATGAACTGCCCCATGTCCCCGAAGAGGAGCCCCCGCCCAACCCGGAGCCAG gtgctgggaccctgagcagagcggatCAGCAGCCTCCAGAGGAAGGGCCTGTAAACCTGGAGCcgcagagaccctccccagggagacggggacagagcggctccctgacacctgggccgggccagctgcaggaggggcagggcaggccggcgaagcaggggcagagcatggag CTCtcggaggtgtttgaggacgtggcagtgtacttcacacgggaggagtgggagctgctggaagagaaggacaaggggctttaccgggaccagatgctgaggaactaccaagccctcctttccctgg gatatcgaggccctgcccctgaactGATCTGCCGCATCCAGGGAGGACAGGTCGAACTCTGGGTCTGTGGTGATGAGGACCGTGGGGCAATCTCGAGGTCGGAGGActtgctgccag gacatgcctggttaCTGAGCAGAACCGAGGAGCAGggtcctgaggaagggcctggaaagctggagccagcatgggcttccctggggagtatgggtgaggtggattccctgagACCAGCGAAGGACCAGTGGCACAAGGGCCAGGGGATGCCCCCAaagcaggagaatgtagcagCGAACGAGGTCCCATCTCTAGTTGGGCAttggagtgaagaagggaaagaagcccGAAAGAGCCCAGGGTGCAGGGATGAATATGTCATGCTGAGACACcagaagaggcagaaaggaaaggtccactggagagagacactgcatgcaaaccaaggcagtgtggggggcctcagagggaagcaggagcccaCCACCAAGCGCAGGGGGAGAGACcactcctgccctgagtgcaggaaAAGTTTTAGCTGCCCCTTgcgcctggctctgcacaagataaagcatgctggggagaagccccatgttagcaccaagtgtgggaagagcatgaccagcctctctgtgcagaggATGCAGCAGCCACACGGCTGCACaaggtgtgggaagagcttcaggcagccctccagtCTAGCCAGGCACAGGTGCATACACGCAAGGGAGAAGCGTCATCCTTGCTCTGTGTGTGAGAAGAGCTTCATCTCCTTGTCCAAACTGGCTCGACACCAGCTTacccacacgggggagaagccacataagtgcTCTGAATGTGGGATGAGCTTCGCCCAATCCTGCAACCTGAAtgtgcaccagcgcatccacactggggagaagccacatcgctgctctgtgtgtgggaagagtttcacctacccctcccacctggcccggcatCAACTGATCCACGAGCAGGCGAAGCCACGTCAGTCCTCTGAGTGTGGGAAGCACTTCACCCATTATGGCAACCTGACCCAGCACCAGGGCATctgcaccggggagaagccaaataagtgctctgtgtgtgggaagagtttcacctggtcCTCCTACCTGGCCCAGCATCAGCTGATCCACGAGgcagagaagccacatcagtccTCTGAGTGTGGGAAGCACTTCACCCAATCCTTCTCCCTGaccaagcaccagcgcatccacacaggggagcagccacatcagtgctctgagtgtgggaagagtttcacctggtcTTCTGCCCTGGTCCGGCATCAGCTGATCCACataggggagaagccacatcagtgctctgtgtgtgggaagagcttcactcaatCCTCCTCCCTGACtgtgcaccagcgcatccacactggggagaagccacatcagtgctctgtgtgtgggaagagtttcacctggtcTTCTTCCCTGGTCCGGCATCAGCTGATCCACataggggagaagccacatcagtgctctgtgtgtgggaagagtttcacctggtcCTCCGAGCTGGTCCGGCATCAGCtggtccacacaggggagaagccacatcactgctctgtgtgtgggaagagcttcactcaatCCTCCTCCCTGACCAAGCACCAGCGcatgcacacgggggagaagccacatcagtgctctgtgtgtgggaagagcttcacccaatcctcctCCCTGaccaagcaccagcgcatccacacaggggagaagccacatcagtgctctgtgtgtgggaagagtttcacctggtcTGCCCTGGTCCGGCATCAGCTGATCCACataggggagaagccacatcagtgctctgtgtttGGGAAGAATTTCACCTCATCCTACAGCCTGGTCCAGCATCAGCTGATCCACACGAgaaagaagccacatcagtgctctgagtgtgggaagagtttcacctcgTCCTCGTCCTTGACCGTGCacaagcgcatccacacaggagagaagccatatcagtgctctgagtgtgggaagagcttcattcaTTCCTCCTATCTTGCCAAGCacaagcgcatccacacaggggagaaaccatatcagtgctctgtgtgtgggaagagctttgcgcGATCCTCCTACCtagcccagcaccagcgcatccacaaagAAGAGAAGCCGCGTCATTGCTCTTAG